In Plodia interpunctella isolate USDA-ARS_2022_Savannah chromosome 9, ilPloInte3.2, whole genome shotgun sequence, a single genomic region encodes these proteins:
- the LOC128672714 gene encoding mitochondrial import inner membrane translocase subunit Tim17-B, with the protein MDEYTREPCPWRILDDSGGAFIMGAIGGGIFHSIKGFRNAPIGFNRKMLGSLAAIKERSPIVAGNFAVWGGMFSTIDCSLVYLRQKEDPWNSIMSGALTGGILAARNGVPAMAGSALVGGILLALIEGIGIMFTRLTAEQFHPQQPIFEDPSVLGQNQGQNANFQ; encoded by the exons ATGGATGAATACACTAGAGAACCTTGTCCATGGCGAATCCTGGACGACTCTGGCGGTGCTTTCATCATGGGAGCTATCGGAGGAGGAATATTTCACTCTATAAAGGGTTTCAGAAATGCCCCAATTGGATTCAATAGGAAAATG CTTGGAAGTTTAGCAGCTATAAAAGAACGTTCGCCAATAGTGGCGGGAAATTTTGCAGTCTGGGGCGGCATGTTCTCCACAATTGATTGCTCATTAGTGTACCTGAGGCAGAAAGAGGATCCTTGGAACTCTATAATGAGTGGGGCACTCACCGGCGGCATATTGGCAGCCAGAAATG gtGTACCAGCGATGGCTGGGAGTGCTCTGGTCGGCGGCATCCTCCTAGCTCTAATTGAAGGCATCGGCATCATGTTCACAAGACTCACAGCGGAACAGTTCCACCCACAACAGCCCATATTCGAAGATCCCTCTGTATTAGGGCAGAATCAGGGGCAAAATGCGAATTTCCAGtag